taaccactgtgccacggTGGCTGCAATGAGATCAATAACGCCGACCCTCAAGagtcaggaggcggggcttcctcctcttcctcctcttcacctgtcTCACCCAGCCCATCGATGGGAATGCATCCATCCTCTATAGACGCTGTTCACCTCCATCGACCCCATCTCTTCACAGAAGAGTAAGGAAACGATGACGAGGCGAGTTTTCCTTTTGATTACTCCTGGACGTCGGTTCAATGTTTTTGAACGTCTGTGATTACGCGACAGATGAATCAGGACCGGTGTAATTAGCTGGATTATTGTTTTGGAGAGCGCGTTGACTCAGGCTGGAGGAAATCCCCGCGCTGGGAGGTCACGAGTGGCGTCCTGATCAGGCCTGTTAGGGTCGGGCCTAACGTCCACGCCTCTTCCTGTGCTTCCACCTGTTAAAACAAACAGCGGATGTCACACGTTAGCGTCACTCGGAGTGGCGTCATCCTGAGAGCGCTGACACGGCTAGTGTCATTTCTTACtgttttattataaatgtatatatatatatatatatatagtgaagTATATGATCTGAGTACTTCCACCACCAGTTTCCATTTACTCCGTTTTGTTTCTCAGCTGCATCAACATGAACTTGTTTTGGTTTTCCGGAGCAGTTTTCTCGCCTTATCGCCGCCATCGTCTCCTTTCctgtgtgaagcagcagcactTCCTGCCTCCGTGGGGAGATAACAGCCTCTAAACCTCCTTGTTTCTATTCCTgcacatctcctcctcctcttcctcttgctttTCTTCATGTCGAATGTTTAGGAATCCTTGATGAAGACGACCGCTCTGGTATCTCTTTCAtctcgtgtgttttttttttgttttttgttttacattgaCCCCCATGCTGCCTTCATGGTGGGCAGGAAACATCAAATCAAGATTTCTGACAGGAAGTAAAGTGAGTgttcagatacttttactgAAGTTAACGCTTTCCAAAAGGTCTGGGCCCCCCGAGGGGACGCCGGCTACACCTCAGTCTCATCGGTGCAGCAAGCGTCATCAACCTTGAAGTACTCCGATGAtttcttgttgttttgtcttgtACACGTCAATAGTGGGACGTTAGCGATCGGTTTCTGAGGTGCAGCAGGCGGACATGATGCTGATTCTGGATTGTTTCATGTGGTTGActggggcgtggggggggggctctggcatCACTCCACCGTCTACACAACGCTGGCATAATTCCACTATTGTGGATCGGTGGATATTCAGCACCTTGGCGCCGCCAACATACCGATGTCAGTACACTGGTtgcgtttgcccccccccccccctgctgtgaccATCTTGTCGACGGCGCCTTCTCCTTTCACTCATTTGGGATCAGGTGcataaaggattttttttctgttaccCCCCCGAAAGAATGTGTTTTCATACTCACAAAAATCAAACCACTCAATAGAGAAAAAGCTTTCTCACATTGGGCCCAAAAACGAGTCCCGTGGGAGTCCCCTACCCGCTGCAGACCATAAATCCTTTGACTggcatttttctttcattaacagaaatgtttcccttctgctcctctctccccccctctccttccattgtcccccccccccccccccccccccccagcggttagagaggagagaaggcTTGCTCACAACAATTGTTCACTTCCTCCTGAGGCGGTGGGCTCGACAGCGGCCGAGGAATCGACACAGCTCCTGTGATGAGCTATTGTGCGGCGACCTTCCTGGCTTAGCTGGCTTCCCAGATGAAGTCATTTTGTCCCGCCGACTGCTTCTGCAGGCAGGAAGCGAGGTCACGTGACGGATAGCAGCGCACTTGTATTTTATTGAACAGTAGAAAACTGGAGGCATGAAGCCAGTAGGGGTGACAGAGGAGATTtagtgcaccagggatcagctctgagcccctttgtgtttgccctgcatggtgatggatagactagcaaatgaggtgagacaggaagctccttggaataggatgtttgcagatgacattgtgctctgcagtgagagcagggagcaggtagaggagaatctagagaagtggaggtctgctctagaaaagagaggaatgaaggtgagcaggagtaaaacagagtacgtgtgtgtaaatgagaaggtcccaggggggaacAGTGAGATTACAAttgggagaggacttcaggtacctcgggtcaacggtgcagagtgatggagagaatgtggaaaggaggtgaagagccgtgtgcaggcaggctggaacgggcgGAGGAACGTATCAGCGCCCGGGGAACATGTTGAACAGAATCCTCCCGATGATCCTCCGATGACATGCCGCACGGATTAAACCGCCGACTTCCGGATTATTAGGAGTCAATGTTGACCTGGAGGCAAAACAGCTCGTGATAATTTattccagtccccccccccccccccacacaccccggGTTCAGGCTGCACGATGCCCGAAACGAGCCagggaaagcgtcgtctgcacgttttaagtaaataaatagtGATTACAGTGGTATTGTGTttgtgagcgggggggggggggggggctccgtggtTCTGGACCCCCCTGAGATCTGTGTTGGTGCTGTATAGGAGGGAAGGCCGCTCATTGTCTGAACTCTGCTGCCCCACCACCCATGTGGCCCATGTGCTCGGGCAGGAAGCAGTCAGCTGTGGCACCCTGCTCCTGCCTCCAATCCCACGCTCTCATCATTGTTTGCCtattccccctcctcctcctcctcctcctcttcctcctccctcaggtAGTTGACAGGCCTACAGAACAAACCGCAAATTCACGTCTCTTGGCTCCTTTCGTcctgttgttgtgttttaatcACTCACTGTGTACGACCGTTGAGGCCTGccctacggtggccctgaagggACAATCACAGAACTAGGTGACATATTTTTGGACCAGCGTTTGTCCAGTTCTAGTGGGTGTTCTCCCACTGGGATCTCCGTGGTATCAGCTGTGTGAGGCCatgatgtaaataaaaatgacatggTTTGAAGTGATTTTGTCCCAAATCTACTGGTGCACTTAATTATCAGGgttaatttatttaatacatttatataattaagaATTACATTTATACATCTTTTCCCCAGAGATGTACTTaacaagaaaattaaaatacacacgTGACTTATTTCTTCTCTCAAAGAAATGCCAATCAtgtcattaataataaacattactaatacggttgttgttgtttttcttgatattattattaattatttgcGTTATTACTTTGTTATTGATTGAGGATTATTATTGTTATCAATGCTGTTATTGTAGCTATTATTCGTGTTGATATTACTATTACCTAATATTGAttgggttattattattatgggctGCACGGTGATTTATTGGCTGAGGCTGTGCACAAGTCGCCACATATTATTTCCTATCGACAGGGGGAACAGATCTCTACCGCCCCCTCCCGGTGCATCGTGTGAACTGCAGCTCATCTCACACAATGAGCATTGTGAGTGGAGGCGCTGCGTGAACCGGAGCCGTGACGTGGTCTCGAACACGGATGCGCGGATGTTTCTGTGATCCGGATCTGGACCCCAtcttctccctctgcaggtgaAACGCTTCCGCATCCTGCGTTAAAGACGTTTCCCACCACCGGCGTCCGAGATGACGACCAGCGGCAGATACCGGAGCCGAGCCCCCCGGTCAGGTACGGCCATCACCGACAAAACCGAAGCTATAGCCGGTTGATTGGTGATCGATTAACGTGTATTCTGATCCACATGTTCtcattcctttcctttcctgccTGGCTGGCTGGACGGGTGTGGCTCTGTCTCCGAACGGGATGATGTCACAGATGATGGAGAGGTGAGAGCCATGAGCAcgtttacaaaataaaagcctccagCTGTGTCTGCAGGAGACAATAATGACCCTTTATTCTGTCAGGTCACGTCAAACTGTCTGTTTTTGTGCCATCACGTGACTTATTGTATACgttatttcacatttattcattttattttgccaaTATTATAATTTCCATCAATACTACTTATTAAAAACCAAcagcctcctgattggctgattggctgatcctcATCATGTGACTTCTGGACCGTGAAACCGGCCCTTACAATCTGGTTGACATTCATATCGTTCGTATTTTTGATAGTTATTCTCTTTAACTATATTTCGCTGATGCTGATTTTCTTCAGGATCTCGATCAGGAACTTTATAGgacaaatttaacaataaagTGACTCATTTTCAGACCCagtctgatctcaggtcagtctggatcagtataataatttatttctgtgatcctgttcattttaaaactaCCGAATCACCGGAGACAGAACATGAATTGGATCAAGATGTACATGCAtagctttagttttttttgtttttgagcaaTCCTGATGGCAACAAATCAGATACAGGTTGAtgggaaataaatatatcacaTAGGTGAGTGAGGTGAGTATAATCTAATTGAACAAATGCATCCCCAAAAATCTCATGAGTGGTTTCATAGCGGGCGCCTTCACCCTGCTTCTGTGTTCCTGTCGTCTTGGACGTCATGGCTGAGTCGGAGGACAGACGCATCGGCAGTCTGGATGTATTTTTGGGATtcgtgtgtgggtgggtgtatCCACAGACGAAATGTCAACACGGAAGCAAAGGAGGAACAAAAGGGAGAACAATCCCACGCCTCCGTGCAAGCGCTCTACACTGGATTTATATTCCAAGAGGAGCTGTTTAGATGAATCgaatgcatgatgggaagaTAGTCTACTGATAGCCGCCCTCCCTAGGGTGTTatgaatgcagggggggggaggggctcagGGTCTGCACTCAGTCCTTGCCACCATCTCTGCTCAATAAAACATGGAGATGTCCTACTAACACTGTATTGAACCCGCTGCAGTACCTGGGGGGGGCATGTCTGACCCAGATcaggtggtgcagtggtgcacAATGTGCATTCAGAGTCCAGTCGTATAAGCCTGGTAGCGACTCGCATGTTGAAGCTACAGCGTATGTGTGTTGGGTTTATACAGTCACCGGAGGGGATGATGGTGGGATTAAGATTAAGATAAGAAGGATGCTGAGTCGCTTACTGATCGCACTTTGTGTGTCTCTAGGAAAAAGATTACGTCGGTTTTGCCACGTTGCCGAACCAGCTGCACAGAAAGTCTGTGAAGAAAGGATTCGACTTTACCCTCATGGTGGCAGGTGAGAGAAACGctagaggatgatgatgatgttactctagtaaactttatttatttattttatttctaaatgaatCCTTACATCTCTTTCTGGAACTGAATTATCTGAATTTAAAGTGGTTCTGAAACCATCCATGAGACGTTTAGAAGCGGTAAAACAATTAGCATCTAATACCTACAGTCTGAAGAATAAACTACTTCTAGGCACTGCCCATGATGCTATTAAGAGTCCATTATCGGTCCATTATTGCGACAGATGGATTgattttcatattttatcattttgtttaaATACGAACATAGTGTCTGTGAAACACTCAGATGATGACGGTCAGAATCCCATCTGTGGGATATTATGTTTTTATCTAGTCTGGAAAGATAAATATGTGATATTTGAGTCAATTCTGCCTCAGACTATTTGCTGTGATCGTCCAACACGGAACTATTTTTTATGGGAAGATATAATTTTTGGCTTTTTAAGGGAGACAATGCATGACGTAATTAAAGTTAAGTCCAAATTCCAGTTGCAACAGAAAAGTGATGAAGTTACAACTATACCAAATTAATATTTTCAATATAATCAATagtaatttgttatttttaatttacaaACATTGTGAAAATATTACATAAAGTTCCTTTCAATCAGGACAGATAATCGAATGATGCAATGTCAGTGATGATGTAATGATTAGTCTGAAGTCTGCAGTATTTAGATTCTGTGGGGAGATTTTGTGCTTAAAGGATCAGGAGCAGCAGAAATATCCATGAATTCTGGaccctggtggtggtggtggtggtggctgatgacgcTGCTGAGATCAAAAAGGGTCATGAAATGACATCTTTCTACTAAAGCCAATGATTAGAGTTCTTGGGGCTGAAACCAGCTAAACCTACTGTTAAATAAATGGGCAAGAAGCTCGGCGTGGTTAAAAataaaccagccaatcagagcatgTTCTATCCCTGGGTGTATTCTGTAATACAAAATGCTTTCCTATATTGATTAGATAATGATCAGCTGGTGTGGAATTCGTGAAATAAACTTGGACCGACTGAACTTCTGGTTTGGCTCCGCCCTTCTCAGCTTATATGGACAGTTTGGTTTGACACGTGTTACAAGTTTTTACGAGGAATTTAATCGAATCAAACAATGTGATAAATAATATACTGATAGAGTACTTGAGCAGTGAGGTAGGGGATCTGCACTTTACCCATGACTAGAGGCCTGATGAAGTGTGTGGTCAACAGCTTGTTCCTCACCGATCTTCACAAAGACCGAAAGCTGCTCAATGCAGAGGGTGAGTCGCCAGCCCGGTTCACTGATCTGACTTCactgaacgcccccccccccgtcagtcAGACTTCAATATTCGAGTCGGTGTTTTTGTCCTCAAGAGCGAATCATCCAGACGGTGGCGATCACGAAGCACACGGTGGACATCGAGGAGAAGGgagtgaagctgaagctgaccATCGTCGACACCCCGGGGTTTGGAGACGCCGTCAACAACGCCGAGTGGTGAGTGTTCCTTGGGGATCCGCATCCGGCCGTGGACTTTCTTCCTATGTTTGTTCGTTAGCAGGATCACCTCCGTAGTACTGATCTATTCCTCTAGGTGTGCCGGTTTTTAGGAACCTCTGCATGACTGTGTTTTGCAGCTGGAGGCCAGTCACCGACTACATCGACCAACAGTTTGAACACTACTTCAGAGACGAGAGTGGGCTCAACAGGAAGAACATGCAGGACAACAGGGTTCACTGCTGCCTCTACTTCATTCCTCCGTTTGGACACGGGTAATCCTCCACGCACTACACAAGTGAGTACACGGAGCTTTTAAGTACATACGTGCTTTAAAATGCTCGGTAAACTGCTGTCCTCCTTCAGGCTTCGCCCGGTTGACATCGAGTTCATGAAAGCTCTGCAGGACAGAGTGAACGTGGTTCCTCTCGTTTCCAAGGCTGACTGCCTCACCCCCGCCGAGAttaagaaactgaaggagaagGTAAGAAACGTAGGTTAGAGCCTaaatcagacatgggcaaacccaggcccgggggccatatgcggcccgttggtctttttaatccggcccgccaacttgtccaaattatatcattaaatataattgtattataattaaacctcattcatttgaccttttctctgtaatgctacctgtaaaaggccaaatcctttaatgcaatagctttgatgtgtcatttatattagctcacacaaatactccatccatctgttcttggtccggcccctctgtcaaattttagaacctattgtggcccgcgagtcaaaaagtttgcccacccctggcctaAATAATCCGTGGGCAGCAGAACTCTGCGTGATCCGTGATTGTGTGCCTGCCGTCGTTCTAGCTGAGGGAGGAGATCGATAAGTATGGGATCAAGATTTACCAGTTCCCTGACTGCGACTCTGATGAAGACGAAGAGCTCAAACGACAAGATAAAGAACTGAAGGTGAGCGTGATCCTGGTCTGGTGATCGTTATGTCTAAAGCTTAGGACAGCCGAGTGAGGATTAGTTGATTttgggtggcgcagtggtgagtgctgttgcctcacagcaagaaggtcccaggttcAAATACCGACTTGCGACCTTTCTTTGAGGCgtttccatgttctccccgtgtccggcttcctcccaccaccaaaaacatgcaacttaggtgaattggtcatgctgcattgcccataggtgtgagtgtgtgtgtgaccctgtgacGAACTGGCggcgtgtccagggtgtaaccccgcctgtCGCCCGTCGATAAGCTCCAGCATGATCCGGTAACGGGCAAAGCGGTTTGGAAGATGACGATATGGCATGTTATGATGCAGGAGAGCATTCCGTTTGCAGTGATCGGCAGCAACACCGTGGTCGAAGCCCGAGGTCAGCGAGTGAGAGGGAGGCTGTACCCGTGGGGCGTCGTGGAGGGTAAGAAATCCTCCCCGGCTGTTTTTGAAGTGTTCAACATCTGCCGCCAGTGGACATGATCTCTTCTTCTGCGCAGTGGAGAACCCATCCCACTGCGACTTCGTGAAGCTGAGGACCATACTGATAAGGACCCACATGCACGACCTGAAGGACATCACCGGCGACTGCCACTACGAGAACTACAGAGCTCAGTGTATCCAGACCATGACCAGGTGCGTGAGGTTTCGTGAGGTAACCATCGGGCAACAAAAACGCTTCCCTAAAGACAAGGATGCAGCATTTCTTACTGTTATTTAAAATCAGATGTGCCAACATAGGCAGCTTCACAACACCTGCACACTCTGccggttacacactagtgacatCGTCACATTTTCATCCACCTGAACCAATGATTGTCTCGATTTAGAGACCCCACCCTCGTGGACATGTGACTTCGCCCCCAGTCGTGACTCAGTATTTATCAGGaggatgtttattatttcactgtatgaaccggGACTGTGTGGAGGTCCTTTTGAGGGTGTagaaaaacacagcagaaaCCAGAGGGACAGATCCTCACATCTTTTTGTCTttggcgccctctagtggtgtcAGAAAGAAAACTGGAGCTAAATGAACTGCAATGGAAATATTCGAGCAATTTTCACTGGAATTGTGCCATTTTAGTGCAAAACAATTCGATATTTACGAGGTTATGGCCacacaatcaaaatcaaaataaataaagggggAATTATTTTGTGATTCTCTGCAGGCTGATTTTAATActgcagtgaaataaataaatccctttttttttgctgttgtcatCGCTCATGTTTCAGTAACATGACGGCAGACAAGCGGGTGGAGAGCCCCATCCCGCTGCTGCCGCTGCCCACACCAGATGTGGAGGCAGAGAAACTCATCaagaagaaagatgaagaaGTAAGTGGAGCAGCTCTGACTCCTCATTACACCCCAGACAGTGAATAATGCATTGCTGCCGGCGTTACATAACGCAGACGCGGATGTGAAATGATGACCTGTTGTGTTGTTACGTAAGCCCTCCCCTCATCCCCTCTGTTCCCTTCTTTTCTCCGTCGTATTatctcctctgcagctgaaGAGGATGCAGCAGATGCTTCagaagatgcagcagcagatgcatgaGCAGGatctgtgacctctgacctctgttgCGAGACGCAAACCGGAAACAGATCTCACATTACAGAGATTTGACGAAAGCCATTTCTCCGGGTGACGAGGCAGAGAATATGTCTACCGATTCTGCCAGAGAACGACTAGACGAAcaagcatgctgggaaatgtagtGATTTGGGGATCATAGAAAGTTTCTTACGCTTGGATTTTTTTATGCAGTCTTTAGCCGAGTGAATGTCGTTGTTAGGCAATAGATTTGACTTTACCTGGAGATCACAGCTGATGCATTTTGTACCTGAAAtcatgctgctgttgttttgttcAGTGTAAATTAAAGGCAGCACAGAGTGGTAGGATGACAACCCGCTCTCCCCCTCCTGATTGTATGGCCTGCTACACGGTATCACAATCCCGTAATAGTTTATGTAATGTGAGTACAGTGACTGTGTTAGGacgatttttaaaaatgtgcaggTATTGATACTGTCCAGAGAAACTGGATCCCTAAAACCTGTTTCTTTATAATATTGGCAATAATCAACCTTGTTTGTATAAAAACTAATTAAAcatctaaaacaaaataaaatgtttgctttaatCAAAAAAGGtggatatttgtttgtttgttggttaaAGGATCCGCTGCTACCGATGCTGAGGCTGACAGTgtactcatttattttttttaatgttggagGTTTAAAAGTTTAATGTTAGAGAAAGTCAAGAGGCGTCAAAgtgattaaaacatatttaaagcCGTTTTTAGTGTGAGCTAGTTCCATTTAAAGATAACTCAACAAGGCGGAGGGCGTGGGCGCAGCCACGCCCCGCCCCCAGGCTCCGATTACACTGTGTGTCCTCTGAGTGGGGGGGCAGAAGGGGCTGGAACCCAACCCCGAGCAGGAGGCGGGCATGGAGCCCAGCGAAGCGGCCGACCATGAGAGCCGCTCGTCCCAACAACAGACCAGCCTGTGGAAACAGTTTCAAGCCCGAGCCAAGCCGCTGCTCGGCCCCAAGATGGGCTCCAGAGACCcgggagagaggcaggagcgCGGCTGGATGTTCAGGAGGACCAAGCGGAGGGAGAACGTCGTCCTGGACCGGGTCATCTCCTCGTCGCAGCCCGActtgctcttctcttctcctgcGGATTTAGAAGCGACGGAGGCTCCGCTCTGCGGCAAAGCGGccgggaagcagcagcagcagcccgccAGCCCGGGGAGGAAGACCGCGGTCGCTTCTCTGGTTCAGTCCCACCGCAAGAGCTCCTCGCTGGGGTCTGCGCGCCTGGACGGGCTCGCCGAGGGACCGAGCGGCAGCGGAGCGGGACGCGGCGCGGCAGCGGCAGAACCGCAGCTGGACGGCCGGGATGAGCGGCCGGTGAGCGTCAAATCCGGTGGAATTAATCCCCGGTATATGTGAATAACGGTTTTACTCTATGGTTGAGGGATGATATCCAAATTTCCAGGCAAGGGGCTTTGCGGTACCTGTAAGTACACGTATGTATACTTATAGGTACCACAGGTACACGCTAAACTTCGAAACAGTATACTGTTTCAAAGTTTAGCTTGTACTTCAAAGTAAAACTGATCAAAGTAATAATACTTATGGCACATAATTCATAGAAGAGACAACtaatacatattttataaaGACAGAATAAAGTTATATTTTAACAGGTACAAGTTAAATAAGTACAATTTTCAAAATATAAGCACTAactttttattaaaatgtatcaGAACTCTGGATGTAAACAAACACGCAGGTTTACATAAAGTTTTACACCCGAGAAACCCTCAAATCCCCCTTACCGGAGTTTAATATCAACCTGTAGCCATGGAAACGAGACAAATGCATGTAAGTAAACGGTAAAAGCCTTCACTTCCGTATGCGGATGTTGTTTGTAGGaagttttttgttcttttgttctcaaggagaattaaaaaaaaaactagagaACGGAAAAAAGCACGTTTGCGTGTTTCTgctgataaacaaacaaacggttTACACCCCCCCGTCTGAAGGGCGAGGCGACCTCTGACCCGCCCACACCCCCCCTGAGGAAACTAGACAAAAAAAGATGTTAGCTGTATCGATGC
The nucleotide sequence above comes from Brachionichthys hirsutus isolate HB-005 chromosome 19, CSIRO-AGI_Bhir_v1, whole genome shotgun sequence. Encoded proteins:
- the septin5b gene encoding septin 5b, translated to MTTSGRYRSRAPRSDDGEEKDYVGFATLPNQLHRKSVKKGFDFTLMVAGERNCVVNSLFLTDLHKDRKLLNAEERIIQTVAITKHTVDIEEKGVKLKLTIVDTPGFGDAVNNAECWRPVTDYIDQQFEHYFRDESGLNRKNMQDNRVHCCLYFIPPFGHGLRPVDIEFMKALQDRVNVVPLVSKADCLTPAEIKKLKEKLREEIDKYGIKIYQFPDCDSDEDEELKRQDKELKESIPFAVIGSNTVVEARGQRVRGRLYPWGVVEVENPSHCDFVKLRTILIRTHMHDLKDITGDCHYENYRAQCIQTMTSNMTADKRVESPIPLLPLPTPDVEAEKLIKKKDEELKRMQQMLQKMQQQMHEQDL